A single genomic interval of Terriglobus albidus harbors:
- a CDS encoding outer membrane beta-barrel protein produces the protein MKPRLLVFAALVLTFFVSGKSSHAQAVYVEGTASRISNSASDNWVFGPTVGVYFDHGGALPAHIGLDARGQFLSKGSTSVKNFMIGPRISFVPHVVPFKIYGQAEIGFTNYSVNSAQIDHTGFGYQLDAGLETTLLPHIDWRVIEFGYQNLSTGSTTYHPVNLSTGLVLRF, from the coding sequence ATGAAGCCCCGTCTGCTTGTATTTGCAGCTCTTGTTTTAACTTTTTTCGTTTCTGGAAAGTCATCGCACGCGCAGGCGGTGTACGTCGAAGGAACAGCATCCCGCATCAGCAATTCTGCGAGTGATAACTGGGTCTTTGGGCCGACAGTTGGCGTTTACTTCGATCATGGCGGCGCTCTTCCGGCTCACATCGGTTTGGATGCGCGCGGCCAGTTTCTTTCCAAAGGTTCGACCAGTGTTAAGAACTTCATGATCGGGCCGCGGATCTCGTTCGTTCCACACGTCGTGCCCTTCAAGATCTATGGTCAGGCGGAGATTGGGTTTACCAATTACTCGGTCAACTCTGCCCAGATCGATCACACCGGTTTTGGGTATCAGCTCGACGCCGGGCTGGAGACAACCCTGCTTCCACACATTGACTGGCGTGTGATCGAGTTCGGGTATCAGAACCTTTCCACCGGTTCGACCACCTACCATCCGGTCAACCTCAGCACCGGCCTGGTATTGCGTTTTTAG